From the Nerophis ophidion isolate RoL-2023_Sa linkage group LG18, RoL_Noph_v1.0, whole genome shotgun sequence genome, one window contains:
- the ckmb gene encoding LOW QUALITY PROTEIN: creatine kinase, muscle b (The sequence of the model RefSeq protein was modified relative to this genomic sequence to represent the inferred CDS: inserted 2 bases in 1 codon), whose protein sequence is MAAKNCHNDYKMKFSVDEEYPDLSLHNNHMAKVLTKDIYNKLRGKSTPSGFTVDDIIQTGVDNPGHPFIMTVGCVAGDEESYEVFKELLDPIISDRHSGYKSTDKHKTDLNFENLKASSSLWQHVSSRVTLLXSGQGGDDLDPNYVLSTRVRTGRSLKGFTLPPHCSRGERRGIEKLSIEALASLEGEFKGKYYPLDGMTDAEQEQLINDHFLFDKPVSPLLTCAGMARDWPDARGIWHNDNKTFLVWVNEEDHLRVISMQKGGNMKEVFRRFCVGLQKIEAIFKKHNHGFMWNEHLGYILTCPSNLGTGLRGGVHVKLPKLSTHAKFEEILTRLRLQKRGTGGVDTASVGGVFDISNADRLGSSEVEQVQMVVDGVKLMVEMEKKLEKGESIDGMIPAQK, encoded by the exons ATGGCAGCCAAGAACTGTCACAACGACTACAAGATGAAGTTCTCCGTGGACGAGGAGTATCCTGACCTGTCCCTGCACAACAACCACATGGCCAAG GTGCTGACCAAGGACATCTACAACAAGCTGAGAGGCAAGTCCACTCCCAGCGGCTTCACAGTGGATGACATCATCCAGACCGGTGTGGACAACCCTG gCCACCCCTTCATCATGACCGTGGGCTGCGTCGCCGGTGACGAGGAGTCCTACGAGGTCTTCAAGGAGCTGCTGGACCCCATCATCTCCGACCGTCATAGCGGTTACAAGTCTACCGACAAGCACAAGACCGACCTGAACTTTGAGAACCTGAAGGCAAGTTCTTCGCTGTGGCAACACGTTAGCTCAAGAGTGACCTTGCT TTCCGGGCAGGGAGGAGACGACCTGGATCCCAACTACGTGCTGTCCACCCGTGTGCGTACCGGCCGCAGCCTCAAGGGATTCACCCTGCCCCCGCACTGTAGCCGCGGCGAGCGCAGAGGCATCGAGAAGCTGTCCATTGAGG CCCTGGCCAGTCTGGAGGGTGAGTTCAAGGGCAAGTACTACCCCCTGGACGGCATGACCGACGCCGAGCAGGAGCAGCTGATCAACGATCACTTCCTCTTTGACAAGCCCGTGTCCCCGCTGCTGACCTGTGCGGGTATGGCCCGCGACTGGCCCGACGCCAGGGGCATCTG GCACAACGACAACAAAACCTTCCTGGTGTGGGTGAACGAAGAGGATCACCTGCGCGTCATCTCCATGCAAAAGGGAGGAAACATGAAGGAGGTCTTCAGGCGCTTCTGCGTCGGCCTGCAGAAG ATTGAGGCGATCTTCAAGAAGCACAACCACGGCTTCATGTGGAACGAGCATCTGGGCTACATCCTCACCTGCCCGTCCAACCTGGGCACCGGCCTGCGCGGCGGCGTGCACGTCAAGCTGCCGAAGCTCAGCACGCACGCCAAGTTCGAGGAGATCCTGACCAGACTACGCCTGCAGAAGCGTGGCACAG GCGGCGTGGACACGGCCTCCGTGGGTGGCGTGTTCGACATCTCCAACGCCGACCGTCTGGGCTCCTCCGAGGTGGAACAGGTCCAGATGGTGGTGGATGGCGTCAAGCTGATGGTGGAGATGGAGAAAAAGCTGGAGAAGGGAGAGTCCATCGACGGTATGATCCCCGCCCAGAAGTAA